The following coding sequences are from one Nitrospirota bacterium window:
- a CDS encoding DUF4390 domain-containing protein — MIFRFIAILATCMFFWTSGGLAASNGISDILVTKRNSELLVSARLSGGFTQEIKQEIINGVKKEFFYYMVIKRVIPGWLDEEKVSGTIRYLIKYDILKQQFLVTRTAAGLSS, encoded by the coding sequence ATGATATTCAGGTTTATTGCCATATTGGCAACCTGCATGTTTTTCTGGACATCAGGAGGGCTGGCAGCTTCAAATGGTATTTCAGATATTCTGGTTACGAAGAGAAATTCTGAGCTGTTAGTCTCCGCCAGACTAAGTGGCGGTTTTACCCAGGAGATAAAGCAGGAGATAATCAATGGGGTAAAAAAAGAATTTTTTTATTACATGGTTATAAAAAGGGTGATTCCAGGCTGGCTTGATGAGGAGAAGGTATCCGGCACAATAAGATATTTGATAAAGTATGATATCCTCAAGCAGCAGTTTCTCGTAACCAGGACGGCGGCAGGCCTGAGCTCAG
- a CDS encoding slipin family protein, whose translation MELFLSPLIIIIITAMFLYSAVKILKEYERGVIFMLGRFWRVKGPGLIVLIPGIQKMVKVSLRILVLDVPTQDIITKDNVSVKVSAVVYFRVIDSQKAIIEVEDYFYATSQLSQTTLRSVLGQADLDDLLSERDKLNQDLQRILDRHAEPWGVKVSNVEIKNVDLPQEMQRAMAKQAEAERERRAKVIHADGEFQASQRLADAAGIMSANPTTLQLRYLQTLTEIATEKNSTIIFPLPIDILSPLINRKEAVK comes from the coding sequence ATGGAGCTTTTTTTGAGTCCTCTTATTATCATAATTATAACAGCTATGTTTCTCTACAGCGCTGTCAAGATACTAAAAGAATATGAACGAGGGGTTATATTTATGCTTGGACGCTTCTGGCGTGTAAAGGGCCCCGGACTTATCGTGCTTATACCAGGGATACAGAAGATGGTCAAGGTAAGTTTAAGGATCTTAGTCCTCGATGTCCCAACACAGGATATCATCACTAAAGACAATGTCTCTGTTAAGGTAAGCGCTGTTGTATACTTCCGTGTAATTGATTCTCAAAAGGCAATAATAGAAGTTGAAGATTATTTTTATGCAACATCACAGCTTTCCCAGACAACCCTAAGGAGTGTCCTGGGGCAGGCAGACCTCGATGACCTCCTGTCTGAAAGAGATAAGTTGAATCAGGACCTCCAGCGTATACTTGACCGTCATGCTGAGCCGTGGGGCGTCAAGGTGTCCAATGTTGAAATCAAGAATGTTGATTTGCCGCAGGAAATGCAGCGTGCCATGGCTAAACAGGCAGAGGCGGAAAGGGAGAGGCGTGCAAAAGTGATTCATGCAGACGGTGAATTTCAGGCATCACAAAGGCTTGCTGACGCTGCAGGGATAATGAGCGCAAATCCTACTACACTTCAGCTCAGATACCTCCAGACACTGACAGAAATTGCAACTGAGAAAAACTCCACCATTATATTCCCCTTACCAATAGACATACTGTCTCCCCTCATTAACAGGAAGGAAGCAGTTAAGTAA